The Gemmatimonadota bacterium genome includes the window TTTCAGGGCTTGACAGAATATACAAAGCGCCACAACATGCCCACGCTGACACAGATAGTACCGGGATTTCAGTCTGCTGTATTTCTCAAATTGGCAGATGATCAATACGGCATCTGCGTTACCTTTCGCGACGAGGCCGGCACGCGCTGTCGGTTGCTACACATCCGAGATACAGAGGAATTGAATCGCATTCGAGATTATATCCATCGGATGGCCGTTGTGCATGATGCGCCAAATTATCCATTGGTGACAGATGAAAAAGTGACTTATGAAGTAATATCACCTGTCTATCGCGCCTATGAGCGATTGCAAGTGAAAATGGCACTGACAGATGGCGAGCAAATAAAGGGAGAACTCTTGCCAATGATGGAAGACGGGCAAATGCTCATCAACACGCCTCTGGGATTTCGACGGATCAAAATGGATGTAATTGACCAGATTCGCATTGCACCGCGCGGAGGCAAACGGATTGTGACCAGGACAATCAGGAATGGCCTGAAGTACGGCATTTTGGGCGGGATTACGGGATTACTTGCGGGTTGGTCTTTCGAAGGCTTATCCGCCAAAAATGAAATGCTTCTCGGTACTCTATTGGGCGGAACGGTTGGGGCTTCTATCGGATTTTTAGATGGGCTGATGTCGATTGAACGTGCCCGAACATTTCGATTTGAACATGGTGATGCCCATAAAAAATCGAAGATACGACTTTTGCCGCAGCAATTAAAGCCACCCAAATCAATCTTTTTTAGACTTTCTTTTTCCATTTGATTGTAACCCAATCTTCACTCCCGCTTAATACGATAGAAACAATGATACCTTATTTTTTAGTGTCATTATTCTGCGTCCTATTCAGCAAGGAGTTGGGTATGATAAATGCCTCATCCAAACAATCAGATACCAGCCTAGAACACTATCTCAAAGAACTCTCCCATTCTCACCCTATCTCTGCTGCAGAAGAATTTGAACTCGCCGTCAAAATGAAGCGAGGTGACCTCAAAGCGCGCAATCGCCTGATCAAAGCCAACTTGCGTTTTGTAGTCAACGTAGCCCTGAAATACCGCAATCAAGGTGTGGCACTGGCCGATCTGATCAGTGCCGGCAATATAGGCCTCATTACAGCCACCGAACGCTTTGACGAAACACGCGGTTTCAAATTTATCTCTTATGCCGTCTGGTGGATTCGCCAATCTATTCTACAAACGCTCGCCGAACAGGGGCGTATGATCCGTTTGCCTATCAACCGGTTGGATCTACTGCGTCGAATTAAAAACTTTAGCGACGAGTATCAATCCAATAAAGGCCACAGGCCCACAGAGACAGAAATCGCCAATGAATTTCAAATTACAGAAGACCAGGTCATCGATATGCTGTCTCACAGTCCGATCGTATTTTCTTTGGACAAACCAATTCATGACGAAGATACAACCCTCATCGACTTGATGCACGACGAAGATCAGGCCCCACCAGATGCTGCAATATTTCACAATGCCCTGCGAGATGAAGTCAACGATCTGCTCCATACCCTGGATAATCGTGAAGCCGACGTTATCCGTCTCTATTTTGGTCTCGATGGCTCCAGTTGGACACTTCAGGCCATAGCTAACAAATATAGCCTCACGCGTGAGCGAGTACGCCAAATTAAAGAAAAAGCCCTGCGTAAATTGCGTCACCCCTCTCGGGGGCGCAAACTCATTGCGTATGCAGAAGCCGGCTAACGCATTATATCCTATAAAAAATGAAAAAGCCTTTGAAGCGCATATCTTCAGAGGCTTTTTTTAATATCTAACGCCAAAACTTGATTTGTCTGAGGTTGTTATGTACATTGCTGTACATTTCCTTTTTACCGAGACCCTATAGGAGGCAAGCGATGGACGTTTTGGAAGCCATTCACACGCGGCGCACAATTTTTAAGTTCAAACCGGGTGGTGTGCCCAAAGATGTGATTGAAAAAACTTTTGAGGCCGGTCTATGGGCACCAAATCACCATTTGACAGAACCGTGGCGATTTGTAGTCCTGGGAGAAGAAACCAAAGAAATACTGGCGCAACGCTACAGCGAAATTCAGGAGGAAAAAGCGGCTGAAGGTGCGAGTGATGAAGCCAGGCGAATATTAAAAGAAGCCGGTTATGCCAAGTTCATGTCAAAGCCCACAATTATTGCGGTGGCCTGTCTTCAAGATGGCGATGACATCAAGAACAGAGAAGACTATGCGGCTGCGTGTTGCGCCATGCAAAATGTACAGTTGGCTGCCTGGGCAGAAGGGGTTGGCATGCAGTGGAGTACGGGGCCGATTACGCTGGAAGAAAACACCTACAAATTGCTGGATGTAGATACCGAGAACGAATACATCATCGGATTTTTCTATACTGGATATCCCGATGAAATACCAGAACCGAGGCGCAAACCCCTCGAAGAGGTGCTGAGCTGGACGGATTGATTCCGCTAATCATGAATGGCCTTGAATTTTTTGTTCTATATCGCCTGCCCTATCTCGCATTGCCTTTCTATCTCATCATGTTAGGCGTGCGAATATGGGTATGGATGCGGTTTTACAACCCCGCGCTCAAGCTATTGCCACGAGCCAGGGGATCTGTATATGGCGTGTGGAAGCAGCAGTACCGCCCAACCATTCACATTTTTCCCGGACCGCGCTCAAAAAATACAGAATGGAAGCGCGCGATAAAAGGCTTTGTTTTTTTTACTGGTCTCTAT containing:
- a CDS encoding nitroreductase produces the protein MDVLEAIHTRRTIFKFKPGGVPKDVIEKTFEAGLWAPNHHLTEPWRFVVLGEETKEILAQRYSEIQEEKAAEGASDEARRILKEAGYAKFMSKPTIIAVACLQDGDDIKNREDYAAACCAMQNVQLAAWAEGVGMQWSTGPITLEENTYKLLDVDTENEYIIGFFYTGYPDEIPEPRRKPLEEVLSWTD
- a CDS encoding RNA polymerase sigma factor RpoD/SigA translates to MINASSKQSDTSLEHYLKELSHSHPISAAEEFELAVKMKRGDLKARNRLIKANLRFVVNVALKYRNQGVALADLISAGNIGLITATERFDETRGFKFISYAVWWIRQSILQTLAEQGRMIRLPINRLDLLRRIKNFSDEYQSNKGHRPTETEIANEFQITEDQVIDMLSHSPIVFSLDKPIHDEDTTLIDLMHDEDQAPPDAAIFHNALRDEVNDLLHTLDNREADVIRLYFGLDGSSWTLQAIANKYSLTRERVRQIKEKALRKLRHPSRGRKLIAYAEAG